The Lathyrus oleraceus cultivar Zhongwan6 unplaced genomic scaffold, CAAS_Psat_ZW6_1.0 chrUn0010, whole genome shotgun sequence genome contains a region encoding:
- the LOC127112025 gene encoding ABC transporter C family member 10, whose amino-acid sequence MGQRQLFCLGRALLRRSRILVLDEATASIDNSTDLIVQKTIRAEFVDCTVITVAHRIPTVMDCTMVLAISDGKLAEYDEPMRLMKREESMFGQLVKEYWSHMQSAESH is encoded by the exons ATGGGACAACGACAGTTATTTTGTTTGGGGCGTGCTCTTTTAAGGAGAAGTAGAATATTAGTATTGGACGAAGCAACTGCATCAATTGATAATTCTACTGACCTGATTGTGCAGAAAACCATAAGGGCTGAGTTTGTAGATTGTACGGTGATTACAGTAGCACATAGGATACCAACTGTGATGGATTGCACTATGGTTCTTGCTATAAGTGATG GAAAATTGGCGGAGTATGATGAGCCAATGAGATTGATGAAGAGAGAAGAATCGATGTTCGGGCAACTTGTCAAGGAATACTGGTCTCATATGCAGTCTGCAGAATCACATTGA